A single genomic interval of Pyrus communis chromosome 7, drPyrComm1.1, whole genome shotgun sequence harbors:
- the LOC137740006 gene encoding transcription factor MYB8-like has product MRKPCCEKEGTNKGAWSKQEDQKLIDYIKTHGEGCWRSLPKAAGLHRCGKSCRLRWINYLRPDIKRGNFEQDEEDLIIKLHALLGNRWSLIAGRLPGRTDNEVKNYWNSHIRKKLIKMGIDPNNHRLNQIIPRPNPQNDCVSPAATSSGSMSNINACTKIPLKSSDDQIDHKASEAASVLEDETSGPSPRDLNLDLTIAFPEPSLHVEEGMPKLIKGSNTTAREIETKLQHLPTLVLFR; this is encoded by the exons ATGAGAAAACCTTGCTGTGAAAAAGAAGGCACAAACAAAGGAGCTTGGTCTAAACAAGAAGACCAAAAACTCATTGATTACATTAAGACTCATGGGGAAGGCTGCTGGCGATCTCTCCCCAAGGCTGCAG GGTTGCACCGGTGTGGCAAAAGTTGCAGGCTAAGATGGATAAACTATTTAAGGCCAGACATCAAACGTGGTAACTTTGAGCAAGATGAAGAAGACCTCATCATCAAACTACATGCCCTCCTTGGCAACCG GTGGTCGCTGATTGCTGGAAGGCTGCCCGGTAGGACGGACAATGAGGTTAAGAACTATTGGAATTCTCACATCCGGAAGAAGCTAATAAAAATGGGTATTGATCCAAATAACCATAGGCTAAACCAGATTATTCCTCGTCCAAATCCGCAAAACGATTGCGTTTCACCTGCTGCAACATCATCTGGGTCAATGAGCAATATTAATGCATGTACTAAAATACCATTGAAATCCTCAGATGATCAAATTGATCATAAGGCCTCGGAAGCTGCGAGTGTTCTTGAAGATGAAACATCTGGTCCATCACCTCGTGACTTGAATCTTGATCTCACCATTGCATTTCCTGAACCTTCACTTCACGTTGAGGAAGGGATGCCAAAGCTTATCAAGGGGTCGAACACTACTGCTAGAGAAATCGAAACAAAACTCCAGCATTTGCCTACCCTTGTGCTTTTCAGATAA